Proteins from a genomic interval of Cottoperca gobio chromosome 8, fCotGob3.1, whole genome shotgun sequence:
- the LOC115012857 gene encoding interferon-induced protein 44-like isoform X1, whose product MHIYMYISYFTAMGGASFSQPWRSMPWTNEENLNFIKSYKPQNNDVENLRILLHGPVGAGKSSFINSLESVLLGRVTGRVMTDTISANSFTKKYKAFKIHKDPKSFYPFIFNDTMGFEQRNGMNVEDIKLALMGHVTEGYKPIPGVQLKESDQEYNSCPSLDDKVHALVCVMPADLVSLISDEVVKKMRDVRLAASDMGIPQLAILTKVDEACPEVKNNIKNVYESIYLKEQVDKFSLMLGIPQNCIFLVKNYESELQTNEDINGPILIALRQMIVYGEDFINNL is encoded by the exons ATGcacatttacatgtacatttCTTACTTTACAGCTATGGGAGGAG CATCATTTAGTCAGCCATGGAGGTCTATGCCATG gACCAACGAGGAGAatctcaattttattaaatcttaCAAACCTCAAAACAATGATGTCGAAAATCTCAGAATTCTGCTTCATGGACCAGTCGGTGCTGGCAAGTCCAGTTTCATCAACTCTCTTGAAAGTGTTTTACTCGGCAGAGTTACCGGTCGAGTTATGACGGATACAATCTCTGCGAACAGCTTTACCAAAAAG TACAAAGCTTTTAAAATCCACAAAGACCCCAAGAGCTTTTACCCTTTCATTTTCAATGACACCATGGGCTTTGAGCAAAGGAATGGAATGAATGTGGAAGACATCAAACTGGCCCTGATGGGACATGTGACAGAAGGTTACAAG ccCATTCCTGGAGTCCAGTTGAAGGAAAGTGATCAAGAATACAACTCATGTCCCTCTCTGGACGACAAGGTTCACGCTCTGGTTTGTGTCATGCCTGCCGACTTGGTATCTTTAATAAGTGATGAAGTTGTGAAGAAGATGAGAGACGTCAGACTAGCAGCCAGTGACATGG GGATTCCACAACTGGCTATTCTCACCAAAGTTGATGAAGCCTGTCCTGAGGTGAAGAACAACATAAAAAATGTCTACGAGAGCATATACCTAAAGGAACAG GTCGACAAATTCAGCTTGATGCTGGGAATTCCACAAAACTGCATATTTCTTGTGAAGAACTACGAATCAGAACTCCAAACAAATGAAGACATTAATGGGCCGATACTGATCGCATTGAGACAGATGATTGTCTATGGAGAAGACTTCATCAACAACCTGTAG
- the LOC115012857 gene encoding interferon-induced protein 44-like isoform X2 produces the protein MGGASFSQPWRSMPWTNEENLNFIKSYKPQNNDVENLRILLHGPVGAGKSSFINSLESVLLGRVTGRVMTDTISANSFTKKYKAFKIHKDPKSFYPFIFNDTMGFEQRNGMNVEDIKLALMGHVTEGYKPIPGVQLKESDQEYNSCPSLDDKVHALVCVMPADLVSLISDEVVKKMRDVRLAASDMGIPQLAILTKVDEACPEVKNNIKNVYESIYLKEQVDKFSLMLGIPQNCIFLVKNYESELQTNEDINGPILIALRQMIVYGEDFINNL, from the exons ATGGGAGGAG CATCATTTAGTCAGCCATGGAGGTCTATGCCATG gACCAACGAGGAGAatctcaattttattaaatcttaCAAACCTCAAAACAATGATGTCGAAAATCTCAGAATTCTGCTTCATGGACCAGTCGGTGCTGGCAAGTCCAGTTTCATCAACTCTCTTGAAAGTGTTTTACTCGGCAGAGTTACCGGTCGAGTTATGACGGATACAATCTCTGCGAACAGCTTTACCAAAAAG TACAAAGCTTTTAAAATCCACAAAGACCCCAAGAGCTTTTACCCTTTCATTTTCAATGACACCATGGGCTTTGAGCAAAGGAATGGAATGAATGTGGAAGACATCAAACTGGCCCTGATGGGACATGTGACAGAAGGTTACAAG ccCATTCCTGGAGTCCAGTTGAAGGAAAGTGATCAAGAATACAACTCATGTCCCTCTCTGGACGACAAGGTTCACGCTCTGGTTTGTGTCATGCCTGCCGACTTGGTATCTTTAATAAGTGATGAAGTTGTGAAGAAGATGAGAGACGTCAGACTAGCAGCCAGTGACATGG GGATTCCACAACTGGCTATTCTCACCAAAGTTGATGAAGCCTGTCCTGAGGTGAAGAACAACATAAAAAATGTCTACGAGAGCATATACCTAAAGGAACAG GTCGACAAATTCAGCTTGATGCTGGGAATTCCACAAAACTGCATATTTCTTGTGAAGAACTACGAATCAGAACTCCAAACAAATGAAGACATTAATGGGCCGATACTGATCGCATTGAGACAGATGATTGTCTATGGAGAAGACTTCATCAACAACCTGTAG